In one Mucilaginibacter sp. PAMB04168 genomic region, the following are encoded:
- a CDS encoding RagB/SusD family nutrient uptake outer membrane protein — MNKKYLFATVLAVGTSVFTACNKERLNDVPKDSIVAETALTTPARIVAGVNGLYATIRSGTFYGGRYQVYNDIRGEDFQIETSNLVTGADVYQLNLANSATAVQGLWAQAYLAINRINVFLEGMEATGTATIGNAATSNAYIGEARFLRALCYYSLLQLYAKPYIDNNGANPGVPLRLTGNTGAGNYDLARASVAQVYDQILQDLNFAETAVPVGAYATVGTVPSATVTVTRAHRNTVISFKTRVLLTMQRYNDVIIEANKMVPTTAPFKATSGVAHELQADLKTVFTNYTTTESILSMPFVAGVENPGGQNQLGYYWFQNGSTPGVGEYAVSSLPNGILSNPQWGAADKRRTDLLFARSNKFWVSKFPTGGQYQDYAPVMRWPEVLLNLAEARARTAAAAAVPDAQALALLNAVHRRSDATVTLAPATNAALIDQILTERRIEFIGEGLRNIDLMRLRQTIPAKQSVSAKSPTEQGYIWPISANELILNKLAVDNK, encoded by the coding sequence ATGAACAAGAAATATTTATTTGCAACAGTTCTGGCAGTGGGTACTTCGGTATTTACAGCTTGCAATAAAGAACGATTAAATGATGTGCCGAAAGATTCTATTGTGGCAGAAACTGCTTTAACCACGCCAGCACGAATTGTAGCCGGGGTTAACGGATTATACGCAACAATCAGGAGTGGTACATTTTATGGTGGCCGTTACCAGGTTTATAATGACATTCGTGGAGAAGACTTTCAGATAGAAACATCTAACCTGGTTACTGGTGCAGATGTATATCAGTTAAATTTAGCTAACAGCGCAACGGCCGTACAAGGCCTATGGGCTCAGGCTTATCTAGCCATCAACCGTATTAACGTATTTTTGGAAGGAATGGAAGCTACCGGGACAGCTACTATTGGTAATGCCGCTACGTCTAATGCTTATATAGGCGAGGCTCGCTTTTTGAGAGCTTTGTGTTACTATAGTTTATTACAACTGTATGCAAAACCCTATATAGATAATAATGGCGCTAATCCGGGCGTGCCGCTGCGTTTAACCGGAAATACCGGTGCCGGCAACTATGATTTAGCAAGAGCCAGCGTAGCACAGGTTTATGATCAGATATTACAGGATTTGAACTTTGCAGAAACTGCAGTACCGGTAGGCGCCTATGCAACGGTGGGTACCGTACCCAGCGCTACAGTTACTGTAACCAGGGCACACAGAAATACTGTAATTTCGTTCAAAACACGTGTTCTTTTAACCATGCAGCGTTATAATGATGTAATTATTGAGGCAAACAAGATGGTGCCGACTACAGCTCCTTTTAAAGCAACTTCTGGTGTTGCACATGAGTTGCAGGCCGACCTTAAAACAGTTTTTACAAATTATACCACTACTGAGTCTATACTATCCATGCCATTTGTTGCCGGCGTTGAAAACCCGGGCGGCCAAAATCAGCTGGGTTACTACTGGTTTCAGAATGGTAGTACGCCGGGCGTGGGTGAGTATGCAGTTAGTTCATTACCTAACGGTATATTATCTAACCCACAATGGGGGGCTGCCGATAAAAGAAGAACAGATCTCTTGTTCGCAAGATCAAATAAGTTCTGGGTTTCAAAATTCCCTACGGGTGGCCAATATCAGGATTATGCACCTGTAATGCGCTGGCCCGAAGTGTTGCTTAACCTGGCCGAAGCCCGTGCACGCACCGCCGCCGCTGCTGCCGTTCCAGATGCACAGGCATTAGCCTTATTGAATGCGGTTCACCGCCGTTCGGACGCAACAGTTACCCTGGCGCCTGCTACCAATGCAGCATTGATTGATCAGATACTTACTGAAAGACGCATCGAGTTTATAGGTGAAGGCTTGCGTAACATTGACCTGATGCGCTTGAGGCAAACTATACCGGCTAAACAGTCTGTGTCGGCAAAATCACCTACTGAACAGGGTTATATTTGGCCAATATCAGCTAATGAGTTGATATTGAATAAATTGGCAGTAGATAACAAATAA
- a CDS encoding RagB/SusD family nutrient uptake outer membrane protein has translation MKTKYLLRSASMIVLVAITSCSKDFLDRNPLNSVSSQIFWQSETDVQTALTGVYSRLQQNFLGYERVYLDGLSDNAFLDNNTNQGGNMNTLTTGNLSAATGGAINNLYSSPYRAISSCNFFLDNVDKAPLTDAAKNVYKAEVRFIRALAYFDLVQLFGGVPIYRTSPPTADDAKIAKSSAADVYTFINEDLDFAIANLPDDRYTGHAVRGSAKGIKVRVLLTQQRWAEAAGLAQEIISSGKFALANNYANLFKTAGQSSGAGSNNEIMFSTQYLAPNNIQRANQGMDIELGWFSLIMPYKDLIDDYEMTDGRRITESPLYNAATPYANRDPRLDLTIKLPGEVWRNAQGTVWSGSYVSQTTFIMEKYVDLSRAPFTTSTAQSTDQDYVHLRYADVLLMYAEAQNEANGPSSSVYDAVDAVRGRAGVNMPPLDRTRYSTKDLLREAIRHERRIELALEGQRYFDLKRWNIAHIKLPTLKTPAGTTLVFGTNNYLLPFQQSELDNNPQLRQNTGY, from the coding sequence ATGAAAACAAAATATTTACTGCGGTCGGCCTCAATGATTGTGCTGGTAGCTATAACATCCTGCAGCAAGGACTTTTTAGATCGCAATCCTCTCAACAGTGTTTCGAGTCAGATCTTCTGGCAGTCTGAAACCGATGTGCAAACCGCGCTTACAGGCGTGTACTCCAGACTGCAGCAAAACTTTTTAGGTTACGAAAGGGTTTATCTGGACGGCCTTTCAGATAATGCCTTTCTGGATAACAATACCAATCAAGGTGGTAACATGAATACTCTTACCACGGGTAACCTTTCGGCTGCCACAGGCGGCGCCATCAACAACCTATACAGCTCACCTTACCGGGCTATATCAAGCTGTAACTTCTTTTTGGATAACGTAGACAAAGCACCACTTACGGATGCCGCAAAGAACGTGTACAAAGCCGAGGTAAGATTCATCAGGGCACTGGCCTATTTTGACCTGGTGCAGTTGTTTGGCGGTGTGCCTATATACCGTACCAGTCCGCCTACCGCAGATGATGCCAAGATTGCCAAAAGCAGTGCGGCAGACGTATATACCTTTATAAACGAAGACCTGGACTTTGCCATTGCCAACCTGCCCGATGACCGATATACCGGCCATGCGGTAAGAGGCAGTGCCAAAGGCATAAAGGTAAGAGTCCTATTAACCCAGCAACGCTGGGCTGAAGCTGCAGGCCTTGCACAGGAAATCATCAGCTCAGGTAAGTTTGCTTTGGCTAACAACTATGCCAACCTGTTTAAAACAGCCGGGCAGAGTAGCGGTGCAGGCAGTAACAACGAAATTATGTTTTCCACCCAGTACCTGGCGCCTAACAACATTCAAAGGGCCAACCAGGGTATGGATATTGAATTGGGCTGGTTCTCGCTCATTATGCCATATAAAGATTTGATTGATGATTATGAGATGACCGATGGCAGGCGTATTACAGAATCTCCTTTGTATAATGCTGCGACACCCTATGCTAACCGGGACCCGCGTTTAGATCTTACGATTAAATTGCCGGGTGAAGTCTGGCGTAACGCACAGGGCACGGTTTGGTCAGGTAGCTACGTGTCGCAAACCACCTTCATTATGGAAAAGTATGTCGACCTTTCGCGAGCGCCTTTTACCACCTCAACAGCGCAGTCTACCGACCAGGACTATGTACATCTGCGTTATGCTGATGTTTTATTGATGTATGCGGAGGCGCAGAACGAGGCCAACGGCCCAAGCAGTAGCGTGTACGATGCCGTGGATGCCGTAAGGGGCCGCGCCGGCGTTAATATGCCGCCGTTGGATCGAACCCGCTATAGCACCAAAGATCTACTGCGCGAAGCGATACGCCACGAACGGCGCATTGAGCTGGCCTTGGAAGGACAACGCTATTTTGATTTGAAGCGCTGGAATATAGCCCACATTAAGCTGCCAACTTTAAAAACACCTGCGGGCACAACGCTGGTATTTGGCACTAACAATTACCTATTGCCGTTTCAGCAGAGTGAGCTGGACAATAACCCGCAACTGAGGCAGAACACAGGTTATTAG
- a CDS encoding LD-carboxypeptidase produces MSITPPYIQKGDRVAIVCPAKKLPQPMDDAVALLQSWGLEVVLGETITADYHQFAGDDDTRARDLQRFVDDDSIKAIFAARGGYGTVRMIDKVDFSRLKSSPKWLIGFSDITVLHAHIQQNLGIETLHGQMPINIPDATSTSLETLRKALFGAEVSYQIPAHPLNRSGKAQGILTGGNLAILVSLSGSVSDFDYEGKILFIEDVGEYLYNIDRLMYTLKRAGRLAKLAGLIVGGFTEIKDNDIPFGQNAQEIIKALVDEYTYPVCFDFPAGHVANNCALIFGREVRLDVESAVVKLL; encoded by the coding sequence ATGAGCATAACTCCCCCATATATTCAAAAAGGTGACCGTGTGGCCATTGTGTGCCCGGCAAAAAAACTCCCCCAGCCTATGGATGATGCCGTAGCTCTGCTGCAAAGCTGGGGTTTGGAAGTAGTATTAGGCGAAACTATTACGGCCGATTACCACCAGTTTGCCGGCGATGATGACACCCGTGCCCGCGACCTGCAACGCTTTGTTGATGACGACAGCATTAAAGCTATTTTTGCCGCCCGCGGTGGCTATGGTACCGTTAGGATGATTGATAAAGTTGATTTCAGCAGATTAAAAAGCAGCCCTAAATGGCTTATTGGCTTTAGCGACATTACTGTGCTGCATGCACATATACAACAGAACTTAGGCATAGAAACCCTACACGGCCAGATGCCAATTAACATCCCCGATGCCACATCAACCTCGCTTGAAACACTGCGGAAAGCCCTTTTTGGAGCCGAAGTAAGTTACCAGATACCGGCGCACCCCTTAAACAGAAGTGGCAAAGCCCAGGGCATTTTAACAGGTGGAAACCTGGCAATATTGGTTTCACTTTCAGGTTCGGTATCAGACTTTGATTATGAAGGCAAGATTTTATTTATTGAAGATGTAGGCGAGTACCTGTATAACATTGACCGACTGATGTACACCTTAAAACGAGCAGGCAGACTGGCTAAACTAGCGGGGCTTATAGTAGGCGGCTTTACGGAAATAAAGGACAACGACATTCCCTTTGGCCAAAATGCACAAGAAATTATAAAGGCACTGGTTGATGAATATACGTACCCCGTATGCTTTGATTTTCCGGCCGGGCATGTGGCTAATAATTGCGCGCTGATTTTTGGCAGGGAAGTGCGGTTGGACGTAGAAAGTGCTGTTGTAAAACTACTGTAA
- a CDS encoding TonB-dependent receptor, translating into MKNFTLLKKAGSRTFQVLFLLLLLCTSRLTAQTNTPVPITGRITANSGEELVGVSIRIKNGSTATMTDVNGNFKIIAPDNVTLVVTYVGYVTQEVALAGRQNVNITLQNDNKALEDVVVVGYGVQRRANLTGSVGTVTGATLTERPAPNAANLLQGRIAGLQVTQPSAEPGRDNPGFLIRGRGSFNSGTNTQPLVLVDGVIGNMSVLSPDDIENVTVLKDAASASIYGARAANGVVLVTTKKGKKGTTTVSYRGNVSINVANALPDLITNSVDYMEMYRTAARRQGLPEIYTQARIDAYRNASDKNQYPNFDYLDYYIQPAVVNNHNISVSGGSDKSAFNVSASYLNQNGVLPNYKFKRYNTLLNYTNQISKAVSFGTSLNLAYRDRTDPPFTSENMMLLVLAAGPLYGPYLPDGSGRIAQRAYENEGRNRNPETVFNMGYQNTKEYNFNGQAYLDVKFLPNLTWSTKVAVNYVDEYYKMYQHGINTYLLQERGANGDYKFFDNGPPDILGVTDQYTKTISPTVYSTLTYQTTVAKDHNFKVLAGYEQLFNRYQTLRANRPNSAFPILEELSGYSPTNQTLFNTSPRLPGIPVNPSEWAMQSFFGRLNYNFKNKYLLEANLRYDGTSKVSPQYRWGAFPSVSAGWLVSEESFMRRFNWLTSFKVRGSYGVLGNQDVGTYLYQDNLVTDNIGYPFGNTALQQGAVISILRDQSLRWESTRIVDLGFDFEAWRGLLGITFDWFNKKTYNVLAQQPVPASLGLGAPTTNDGELQNRGVELELRHDNRIGQFTYGANVVFATAKNKLLKIRTPSTSGTSIRQVGLPYDAHYLYVWDGIFQVEDIGNPAVPRHALNPNPKAGDLKMKDLNGDNVVDANDRTVVDGAYADYTYSFGFHVGYKAFNLSTFFQGVQGLKNRVNNWGIDPFMQGTAPTEKWRNAWTPENRSQTLPALYIAGYTGVANYVGSTYYLMDASYLRMKNVTLTYTLPTDLIRKVGAKGASIYFSGENLFTITNYEGADPERLNGSVGGPSVTGNYAQYPQTRIYNFGINVKF; encoded by the coding sequence ATGAAAAACTTTACTCTGCTCAAAAAAGCAGGCAGCCGCACTTTTCAGGTGCTTTTTCTGTTGCTGCTGCTCTGCACTAGCCGGCTTACGGCCCAAACCAACACACCTGTGCCTATTACCGGCCGTATTACCGCTAATAGTGGCGAAGAATTGGTAGGCGTCAGCATTAGAATTAAAAATGGTAGTACCGCTACCATGACTGATGTGAACGGTAACTTCAAAATAATAGCTCCTGACAATGTCACCCTTGTGGTTACTTATGTAGGCTATGTTACCCAGGAAGTTGCGCTTGCCGGAAGGCAAAACGTGAATATTACCTTACAAAACGATAATAAAGCGCTTGAAGACGTAGTAGTGGTAGGCTATGGCGTGCAACGAAGGGCCAACCTTACTGGTTCAGTAGGCACAGTTACCGGGGCAACCCTAACCGAAAGGCCTGCCCCAAACGCGGCTAACTTGTTACAAGGTCGTATAGCAGGCCTGCAGGTAACCCAGCCTTCGGCCGAACCAGGTCGTGACAATCCGGGCTTTCTCATCAGGGGACGTGGCTCGTTCAATTCGGGTACAAATACACAGCCTTTGGTATTGGTCGACGGCGTGATTGGTAATATGTCTGTTCTTTCGCCTGATGATATTGAAAATGTTACGGTGTTAAAAGATGCCGCATCGGCCTCTATATACGGTGCACGTGCAGCTAACGGCGTCGTGCTGGTAACCACTAAAAAAGGAAAAAAAGGCACTACCACGGTAAGCTACCGTGGTAACGTCTCTATCAACGTAGCCAATGCACTGCCTGATCTGATTACCAACTCGGTAGACTATATGGAAATGTACCGCACGGCAGCACGCAGGCAGGGCCTGCCCGAAATTTACACCCAAGCACGTATTGATGCTTACCGCAACGCTTCGGATAAAAACCAGTACCCCAATTTCGACTACCTGGATTATTATATCCAGCCAGCAGTGGTTAACAACCATAATATCAGCGTGTCGGGTGGTAGTGATAAAAGTGCATTCAATGTATCGGCCAGCTATTTGAATCAGAACGGTGTATTGCCCAATTACAAGTTTAAGCGGTATAACACATTGCTTAACTATACCAACCAAATCAGCAAAGCGGTAAGTTTTGGTACATCCTTAAACCTGGCCTATCGTGACCGTACTGATCCGCCTTTTACAAGCGAGAACATGATGCTACTGGTATTGGCTGCTGGTCCGCTTTATGGTCCCTACCTGCCCGATGGCAGCGGCCGTATTGCACAGCGCGCATACGAGAACGAAGGCCGTAACCGTAACCCAGAAACGGTTTTCAACATGGGTTACCAAAATACCAAGGAGTACAATTTTAACGGACAGGCCTACCTGGATGTAAAGTTTCTGCCTAATCTTACCTGGTCTACGAAAGTAGCGGTAAATTATGTGGATGAGTACTATAAGATGTACCAGCACGGTATCAATACCTACCTGCTGCAGGAACGGGGCGCCAACGGCGATTACAAGTTTTTTGATAATGGTCCGCCAGATATTCTGGGCGTTACCGATCAGTATACCAAAACCATATCACCTACCGTTTACAGTACGCTAACTTATCAAACCACCGTAGCAAAAGATCACAACTTTAAAGTACTGGCCGGGTATGAGCAGCTATTCAACCGCTATCAAACCTTGCGCGCAAACCGGCCCAATAGCGCGTTTCCTATTTTGGAGGAATTGAGCGGTTATTCGCCAACCAATCAGACACTATTTAACACTTCACCCAGGCTGCCGGGAATACCGGTTAACCCATCGGAGTGGGCCATGCAGTCATTTTTCGGCCGGTTGAATTATAACTTTAAGAACAAATACCTGCTCGAAGCTAACTTGCGTTATGACGGCACTTCCAAAGTTTCGCCACAATACCGCTGGGGAGCATTCCCTTCAGTTTCGGCAGGCTGGCTGGTTTCCGAGGAAAGCTTTATGCGCCGGTTTAACTGGTTAACGAGCTTTAAAGTGCGTGGATCATACGGTGTACTGGGTAACCAGGATGTAGGTACTTACTTGTACCAGGATAACTTGGTGACTGATAATATTGGTTATCCATTTGGCAACACGGCTTTGCAGCAAGGCGCCGTAATCAGCATACTGCGCGACCAGAGCCTGCGTTGGGAATCAACCCGTATAGTTGACCTGGGCTTTGATTTTGAGGCCTGGCGGGGTTTGTTAGGTATTACGTTTGATTGGTTTAATAAGAAGACCTACAACGTACTGGCACAACAACCCGTACCCGCGAGTTTGGGTCTAGGTGCCCCCACCACTAACGACGGCGAACTACAAAACCGTGGTGTGGAATTGGAACTAAGACACGATAACCGGATTGGCCAGTTCACCTACGGTGCCAACGTGGTGTTTGCTACTGCTAAAAACAAGCTGCTTAAAATACGTACGCCAAGTACCAGCGGCACCAGTATAAGGCAGGTTGGCTTACCATACGATGCCCACTACCTGTATGTATGGGACGGCATTTTCCAGGTAGAAGATATAGGTAATCCGGCGGTACCACGCCACGCACTTAACCCTAATCCTAAAGCCGGCGATCTGAAGATGAAAGATCTTAATGGTGATAACGTAGTGGATGCCAATGATCGTACTGTTGTTGATGGCGCTTATGCTGACTACACCTACTCGTTCGGTTTTCATGTGGGCTACAAAGCATTTAACCTGAGTACTTTCTTTCAGGGTGTACAAGGCTTAAAAAACCGGGTAAATAACTGGGGCATTGATCCATTTATGCAGGGCACTGCACCAACGGAAAAGTGGCGCAACGCCTGGACACCTGAGAACCGCAGCCAAACCTTACCTGCACTTTACATTGCCGGTTATACCGGGGTGGCCAATTATGTAGGTTCAACTTATTACCTGATGGATGCGTCTTACCTGCGTATGAAGAATGTTACGCTTACGTATACACTGCCAACCGACCTGATACGGAAAGTGGGGGCCAAGGGCGCCAGTATTTATTTCTCAGGCGAAAACCTGTTTACCATAACTAATTATGAAGGTGCTGATCCTGAAAGGCTGAACGGCAGCGTTGGGGGCCCTAGCGTAACGGGTAACTACGCGCAATATCCGCAAACCCGTATCTACAACTTTGGCATCAATGTTAAATTTTAA
- the metG gene encoding methionine--tRNA ligase: MEAQKYKRYTITAALPYANGPKHIGHLAGAYIPADLYVRYLRLQRRDVVFVCGSDEHGTAIANQAMKEGTTPRAIIDKYHELIKYCFEKLNISFDIYHRTSAPLHHETAQDFFRVLNAKGDFVERESDQYYDEEAKAFLADRYIIGTCPVCSNDNAYGDQCEKCGSSLSPDELINPRSTLSGNKPVLKPTKHWYLPLDKYEGWLREWILEGHANDWKTNVYGQCKSWIDGGLHPRAVTRDLDWGIKVPVEGADGKVLYVWFDAPIGYISATKQWALNNGKDWKLYWQDPESKLVHFIGKDNIVFHCIVFPAMLKAHGEFVLPDNVPANEFMNLEGDKMSTSRGWSIEMHEYLEDFPDKVDELRYYLTAIAPETSDSEFTWKDYQARVNNELVAILGNLVNRVMILMHKFFDGKVEADTAQITLKDESLNTELHRLYNELEQSFESYKFRQAQQIAMEIARLGNRYLTEQEPWKTIKTNPEAAREALHNCLVLMGHIATCLQPFLPGTAQKILYMLNWPDDVIYFDQEMVFTSGHQLNAASLLFEKLEDEVIEKQIQKLINKKQALETVIEETTPLVPAKENINYEQFAAMDIRTGTILTAEKVAKTKKLLKLTIDTGLDQRTVVSGIAEYFEPDAIIGKQVSILVNLEPREIKGILSQGMILMAENAEGKLSFVSPGADMHNGSVVR; this comes from the coding sequence TTGGAAGCTCAAAAATATAAACGATATACCATAACTGCGGCATTACCTTATGCTAATGGCCCAAAACATATTGGTCACCTGGCGGGCGCTTACATTCCGGCCGATTTGTATGTGCGTTACCTGCGCCTGCAACGCCGCGATGTAGTGTTTGTATGCGGGTCTGACGAGCACGGCACAGCCATTGCCAATCAAGCCATGAAAGAAGGTACAACCCCAAGGGCTATTATCGATAAATATCATGAGCTGATCAAATACTGTTTCGAAAAGCTGAATATCTCTTTCGATATTTATCACCGCACTAGTGCCCCCCTGCACCACGAAACGGCGCAGGATTTTTTCAGGGTGCTAAACGCCAAAGGCGATTTTGTGGAGCGCGAGTCGGACCAGTATTATGATGAAGAAGCCAAGGCTTTTTTGGCCGACCGTTATATAATAGGTACCTGCCCTGTTTGCAGCAACGATAATGCCTATGGCGATCAGTGCGAAAAATGCGGCAGCTCCCTGAGTCCCGATGAGCTGATTAATCCGCGCTCTACCCTGAGTGGTAATAAGCCGGTATTAAAACCTACCAAACACTGGTATTTACCGTTAGATAAGTATGAAGGCTGGCTGCGCGAGTGGATACTAGAGGGACATGCCAACGACTGGAAAACAAACGTATACGGCCAGTGCAAAAGCTGGATTGACGGAGGCTTGCACCCACGCGCCGTAACGCGCGATTTAGACTGGGGTATAAAAGTGCCTGTTGAAGGTGCCGATGGCAAAGTGCTGTATGTTTGGTTTGATGCGCCTATAGGTTATATATCGGCCACTAAGCAGTGGGCCTTAAATAACGGTAAAGACTGGAAACTGTACTGGCAAGACCCCGAAAGCAAATTGGTACACTTTATTGGTAAGGATAATATCGTGTTCCATTGTATCGTTTTTCCGGCCATGCTAAAAGCGCACGGAGAGTTTGTGTTGCCTGATAACGTACCTGCTAACGAGTTTATGAACCTGGAAGGCGATAAAATGTCGACCAGCCGTGGTTGGAGCATTGAAATGCATGAGTACCTTGAGGATTTTCCGGATAAGGTGGACGAGCTGCGTTACTACCTAACGGCCATAGCGCCCGAAACCAGCGACAGTGAGTTTACCTGGAAAGATTACCAGGCCCGTGTAAATAACGAGCTGGTGGCCATCTTAGGTAACTTGGTTAACCGGGTAATGATACTGATGCATAAGTTTTTTGACGGTAAGGTTGAAGCCGATACTGCGCAGATTACTTTAAAAGATGAAAGCTTAAATACCGAACTCCATCGCTTGTACAACGAGCTGGAGCAAAGTTTTGAAAGCTATAAATTTAGGCAGGCACAGCAGATTGCTATGGAGATTGCACGCTTGGGCAACCGTTATCTAACCGAGCAGGAACCCTGGAAGACCATTAAAACTAACCCTGAAGCCGCACGCGAAGCACTGCACAATTGTTTGGTGCTGATGGGGCATATTGCTACCTGCCTGCAGCCGTTTTTACCGGGTACCGCGCAAAAGATATTGTACATGCTCAACTGGCCCGATGATGTGATCTACTTTGATCAGGAAATGGTATTTACCAGTGGTCATCAGCTGAATGCGGCCAGTCTGTTATTTGAAAAGCTGGAAGACGAAGTGATTGAAAAACAGATACAGAAACTGATTAATAAAAAGCAAGCTTTGGAAACCGTAATAGAAGAAACCACACCATTGGTGCCTGCTAAAGAAAACATCAACTATGAGCAGTTTGCAGCTATGGATATACGTACCGGCACTATTTTAACAGCCGAAAAGGTGGCTAAGACCAAGAAGCTGTTAAAGCTCACTATTGATACCGGACTGGATCAGCGCACGGTAGTGTCGGGCATTGCCGAGTATTTTGAGCCGGATGCCATTATTGGCAAGCAGGTTAGCATACTCGTCAACCTCGAGCCACGCGAAATCAAGGGTATCCTGTCGCAGGGGATGATCCTGATGGCAGAGAATGCCGAGGGTAAGCTCAGCTTTGTATCACCCGGTGCCGATATGCACAACGGCTCGGTGGTCAGGTAA